Proteins encoded together in one Ogataea parapolymorpha DL-1 chromosome III, whole genome shotgun sequence window:
- a CDS encoding 60S ribosomal protein L32 — protein sequence MAASLPHPKIVKKHTKKFKRHHSDRYHRVAENWRKQKGIDSCVRRRFRGTIREPKIGYGSNKKTRHMMPSGHKAFLVKNVKDLECLIMHTKTYAAEIAHNVSAKNRVEILARAKAIGVKVTNPKGRLSLEA from the coding sequence ATGGCTGCATCGCTCCCACACCCAAAGATCGTCAAGAAGCACaccaagaagttcaagagACACCACTCGGACAGATACCACAGAGTGGCCGAGAACTGGAGAAAACAGAAGGGTATCGACTCCTGTGTCAGAAGAAGATTCAGAGGCACCATCAGAGAGCCAAAGATCGGTTATGGATCCAACAAGAAAACCAGACACATGATGCCTTCTGGCCACAAGGCTTTCCTGGTGAAGAACGTCAAGGACCTGGAGTGTCTGATCATGCACACCAAGACCTACGCTGCTGAAATTGCCCACAACGTGTCTGCTAAGAACAGAGTCGAGATTTTGGCCCGTGCCAAGGCCATCGGCGTGAAGGTGACCAATCCTAAGGGCCGTCTGAGTCTTGAGGCATAG
- a CDS encoding Protein FMP27, mitochondrial, producing MHIEHKKLHSSGNLVAGAITFSPSGSVPPVTVSAVKILLQGDSLHASVKGIHAKDILTIPQLTYSRSPANGSQLEMAAIDADISLPLVFALLSLFVPPKSSSSSSSSGPAWPSVIVTRSTIVLRLASFDLRVHSRDLFFSATAATIGNVRLEIMRHGRWTRLLSVQDVSVDDNLDANVAFAKLSLPHGFLIYELFDSASNTAKSLKQHVHTLRTGSDELIIAPHARSPVNLPNIRVHAGIVAVCFENDPFETELGMIYQLGRVEQRSRLQKWALLEDGEFLDVLNEHISSSWIRLVREYRTKLTATVERNAQFLEGRSHQHASTSAPVMSLYLEEVDLKVGPPHMDESLPAYIERVGKGMPRDTEYTTLIPAYVDLSVGQVRAHLLDLPLPLAWVPWGKTAGLRVCGNVVLLEQLGGDWRWCDVDVGGSKSMRVPRTMAAMKTLAELTATVLTDQPVILTWGASIQPVLRQLSLCFDSFSKPRIDPSPKLGIWDKLRLIAHGYVDLVWATEAGLQINIKGSMDPYELHGAAAGFAFVFRKNVRLELNDPRNAPDDFAVVRASETMFGVPDHLGTLPCWCSAHPVYLGQKLQNSLSTSTFGYYLNESIFSPLPPRTSFKRAVSLGGEVEFKLSFKFERSKTTSIPHYAVSMVLPPQPPNHDSYAGFRTDTIHMGIHLATRSASNSVHVTPVTFSFFTKWFKLFSSDVSLPIRNGPIFGTKPESVKFASHLASFSYNFNVHPLYIFHGYRLDLDDPGNKCALGFKAKMEDLRLQLHQRKKPMVLKNENLNKQVKLMQMSFDTGEVRFCNVDVRVVAAEEQKTGHDKYPAAAEPWFDRQDFEEQNMEALGAVSAEYLHLFHCEEMAYLLDHDSAKFRNVVKATRPLAKWNCAVRNRVFQYLQRLEFRHSYSYYRSYQAFRTARASWAEERAETVSHDDVSFDNRSLRIDTFETDLRAVEHSARRLVTCDDFEVLISEPQIQLIENDAADYFVLLSTPKIDVSVVSVNDGSQLDDVDSRPLATRFGSVLKNTDIFLIDRSVDTKDAIVYGDNPHWPVFLPHPPAKYKILSRTAMVLRFDRTSSFGGDDRRNLFMFNMARLETRLNSAQARALYSLVATLLLYSEPRSKELDAAVQEMVMVADFNDLDAVFGQIADVTRKLAYLPEPSPLRSRLLVDLYTRMRVLLKGGGTRDDEVEWILQVGTIKMDMVEEEKPFLRLEIAQGTFNRIELADGATKNRVTVGTLRARNMAGAYFPQLLSGVESTDMFDISWTMDRPVGGIRVVKEVDIKSSPIRLGLEEIVGQRVLEYFVGEQQGGQQQEEEEHVDSASSKLMIIRAGRYYWFQSIHMEQFVLIVSLRGKGLKKLLNVTDFELLLPALDIVNRLWGIDDLVNYLKKYILQTLMVHFGKIIRHKMKRH from the coding sequence ATGCATATAGAACACAAAAAGCTGCATTCCAGCGGCAATCTTGTCGCAGGGGCCATCACTTTCTCGCCAAGCGGATCGGTGCCGCCTGTCACCGTCTCTGCGGTCAAAATTCTCCTTCAGGGGGACTCCCTCCATGCATCCGTGAAGGGTATCCACGCAAAGGACATTCTCACTATTCCCCAGCTCACTTACTCGCGCAGCCCAGCGAACGGCTCACAGCTTGAAATGGCCGCTATCGACGCCGACATCTCCCTGCCGCTCGTATTTGCGCTGCTCTCCTTGTTCGTGCCGCCTAaaagctcctcctcaagctcttcctccgGCCCTGCCTGGCCCTCTGTCATTGTGACCCGCAGCACTATTGTGCTCCGCTTGGCCAGTTTCGACCTGCGCGTGCACAGCCGGGATCTGtttttttctgccaccgcTGCTACCATCGGCAACGTGCGGCTGGAGATTATGCGGCACGGGCGGTGGACGCGGCTGCTGAGCGTCCAGGACGTGTCGGTGGATGACAATTTGGATGCCAATGTTGCGTTTGCCAAGCTTTCTCTGCCCCACGGGTTCCTCATCTATGAACTGTTTGACAGCGCTTCCAACACGGCCAAAAGCTTGAAGCAGCACGTGCACACGCTGCGCACTGgcagcgacgagctgattATTGCACCCCATGCACGGTCGCCGGTGAATTTGCCCAATATTCGTGTCCACGCAGGGATTGTGGCGGTGTGTTTCGAGAACGACCCGTTCGAAACCGAGCTCGGCATGATATATCAGCTCGGCAGGGTCGAGCAGCGGTCGCGGCTGCAGAAGTGGGCGCTGTTGGAAGACggcgagtttctggacgtCCTGAACGAGCACATCTCATCGTCCTGGATCCGGCTAGTGCGCGAGTACCGCACAAAACTCACAGCTACCGTCGAGCGCAATGCGCAATTTCTTGAAGGCCGCAGCCATCAGCACGCCAGCACGAGCGCGCCTGTGATGTCCTTGTACCTGGAGGAGGTAGACCTAAAGGTTGGTCCCCCACATATGGACGAGTCGCTTCCAGCTTACATTGAGCGCGTGGGCAAAGGCATGCCGCGCGACACGGAGTACACAACGCTGATTCCGGCGTATGTGGACCTTTCCGTGGGGCAGGTGCGCGCACACCTGCTTGATCTGCCGCTGCCGCTGGCTTGGGTGCCGTGGGGCAAAACAGCGGGTCTTCGTGTATGTGGCAAcgtggtgctgctggaacagctggGCGGCGACTGGCGGTGGTGCGACGTGGACGTGGGGGGTAGCAAGTCTATGCGTGTCCCACGCACCATGGCCGCCATGAAGACGCTTGCAGAACTCACAGCCACCGTGCTGACCGACCAGCCAGTCATCCTTACGTGGGGGGCCTCGATCCAGCCGGTCCTGCGCCAGCTGTCACTCTGCTTCGACAGTTTCAGCAAGCCCAGAATAGACCCGAGCCCTAAACTCGGCATTTGGGACAAGCTGCGTCTCATTGCGCACGGCTACGTCGACCTGGTGTGGGCCACCGAGGCCGGGCTACAGATTAACATCAAGGGCTCGATGGACCCGTACGAACTGCACGGGGCGGCGGCTGGGTTCGCATTTGTGTTCCGCAAAAACGTGCGGCTGGAGTTGAACGACCCACGCAATGCACCGGACGACTTTGCCGTTGTGCGCGCGAGCGAAACAATGTTTGGAGTGCCTGACCATCTGGGCACCCTGCCTTGTTGGTGCAGTGCACACCCGGTGTACCTTGGCCAAAAACTGCAAAATTCGCTCTCTACCTCCACTTTTGGCTACTACCTGAACGAAAGCATCTTCTCGCCATTGCCCCCACGCACATCGTTCAAGCGAGCTGTTTCACTCGGCGGCGAGGTTGAGTTCAAGTTGTCGTTCAAATTTGAGCGCTCCAAAACTACATCCATCCCCCACTATGCTGTCTCCATGGTACTCCCCCCACAGCCTCCCAACCACGACTCCTACGCCGGCTTCCGCACAGATACAATCCACATGGGCATCCACTTGGCAACCAGATCGGCGTCCAATTCTGTGCACGTGACCCCAGTCAcgttctcgttcttcaCGAAATGGTTCAAGCTCTTTAGCAGCGACGTGTCGCTGCCTATTCGCAATGGCCCGATTTTCGGCACAAAGCCGGAGTCGGTCAAGTTTGCCTCGCATCTCGCATCCTTTTCCTACAACTTTAACGTCCACCCGCTGTACATTTTCCACGGCTACCGTCTCGACCTCGACGACCCAGGAAACAAATGTGCTCTTGGGTTTAAAGCCAAGATGGAGGATCTTCGATTGCAGCTACACCAGCGCAAAAAGCCGATGGTGCTCAAGAATGAAAatctcaacaagcaggTGAAATTGATGCAGATGAGTTTCGACACCGGCGAAGTTCGTTTTTGCAACGTAGATGTGCGTGTGGTGGCTGCAGAGGAGCAAAAAACTGGCCATGACAAGTATCCTGCCGCTGCAGAACCCTGGTTTGACCGCCAGGACTTTGAAGAGCAGAACATGGAGGCTCTAGGGGCCGTTTCCGCAGAATATTTGCATTTATTCCACTGCGAGGAAATGGCGTATCTTCTCGACCACGACTCTGCCAAGTTCCGCAACGTCGTCAAGGCAACACGCCCGCTGGCAAAGTGGAACTGTGCCGTGCGCAACCGCGTGTTCCAGTACCTACAGCGGCTCGAGTTCCGGCACTCGTACTCGTACTACCGCAGCTACCAGGCATTCCGCACGGCGCGGGCGTCATGGGCCGAGGAGCGGGCCGAAACGGTGTCACATGACGACGTAAGCTTTGACAATCGCAGCTTGCGCATTGACACCTTTGAGACTGATTTGCGCGCCGTGGAACACTCGGCACGGAGGCTGGTCACGTGCGACGACTTTGAGGTGCTAATCAGCGAGCCTCAGATCCAGCTCATTGAGAACGACGCGGCGGACTATTTTGTGCTTTTGAGCACCCCCAAGATCGACGTGAGCGTCGTCAGCGTGAACGACGGcagccagctggacgatGTGGACTCGCGGCCGTTGGCGACGCGATTCGGGTCCgttctgaaaaatacagaCATTTTTCTGATCGATCGGTCTGTCGACACAAAAGATGCGATAGTTTACGGCGACAATCCGCACTGGCCTGTGTTTTTGCCCCATCCGCCCGCAAAATACAAGATTCTGTCGCGGACGGCCATGGTGTTGCGGTTCGACCGCACGAGCAGTTTCGGCggcgacgatcgacgcaacCTGTTCATGTTCAACATGGCCCGGCTCGAGACGCGGCTGAACTCGGCGCAGGCGCGCGCTCTGTACTCACTTGTGGcgacgctgctgctgtaTTCCGAGCCGCGGTCCAAGGAGCTAGACGCCGCGGTCCAGGAGATGGTGATGGTGGCCGATTTCAACGACCTGGACGCTGTGTTCGGCCAAATCGCCGACGTGACGCGCAAGCTGGCGTACTTGCCCGAGCCGTCGCCGCTGCGCAGCCGGCTGCTGGTCGATCTGTACACGCGGATGCGTGTTTTATTGAAAGGCGGCGGAACGCgggacgacgaggtggagtGGATTCTACAGGTGGGGACGATCAAGATGGACatggtggaggaagaaaaaccgTTTTTGCGGCTGGAGATCGCGCAAGGCACGTTCAACAGGATCGAACTGGCCGACGGGGCCACCAAAAACAGGGTGACGGTGGGCACGCTACGGGCAAGAAACATGGCCGGGGCCTATTTCCCGCAACTACTCTCGGGCGTCGAATCGACGGACATGTTTGACATTTCGTGGACTATGGACCGGCCTGTGGGGGGCATTCGCGTGGTCAAGGAGGTGGACATAAAAAGCTCTCCAATCAGACTGGGGTTGGAGGAGATTGTCGGGCAGCGGGTGTTGGAGTACTTTGTGGGCGAGCAGCAGGGCgggcagcagcaggaggaggaagaacaCGTTGATTCGGCGTCCTCAAAGCTCATGATCATCCGCGCCGGTCGGTACTATTGGTTCCAGTCGATCCACATGGAACAGTTCGTGTTGATCGTTTCGTTGCGCGGAAAGGGCCTGaaaaaactgctcaatGTGACggattttgagctgctgttgcCCGCTCTAGACATCGTCAACAGGCTCTGGGGGATCGACGACCTGGTGAattatctgaaaaaatacatCTTGCAGACATTGATGGTGCATTTCGGCAAGATCATAAGACACAAGATGAAAAGACACTAG
- a CDS encoding S-adenosylmethionine-homocysteinemethyltransferase, which translates to MLLLDGALGTELEKRGVDVSGGLWSGRAVLDSADTVKAIHLDYMRSGANIVLTATYQLCDANIEQNHQDPHAVYTRAVGLCAQARREYEDGAGVKIAGSIGPYGAYLADGSEYTGNYGSVTDAQLRAFHEGRFRFLAQSSDVDVLAFETIPSFQEIRVLAELARTQEKPWYLSLSVRETALVDGTPLAQVVSWLDSHYDRNIVAVGVNCCGVRVALPVVEELDRRLSDSQNLRNARIVLYPNSGEVYDGTTKKWSGEPSHFVEAVKQCLQYKRVGIVGGCCRTGPADIRQLRTLIDESRSH; encoded by the coding sequence ATGCTGCTTCTGGACGGAGCGCTAGGGACCGAACTTGAGAAGCGCGGCGTCGACGTCTCGGGCGGCCTGTGGTCCGGCCGTGCCGTACTGGACTCTGCAGACACTGTCAAGGCGATTCATCTCGACTACATGCGGAGCGGCGCCAATATTGTGTTGACGGCAACATATCAGCTATGCGACGCCAACATCGAGCAAAACCACCAGGACCCGCACGCTGTGTACACACGAGCCGTGGGCCTCTGTGCACAGGCACGCCGCGAGTACGAGGACGGTGCCGGCGTGAAGATCGCCGGCTCGATAGGGCCATACGGTGCGTATCTTGCTGACGGGTCAGAGTACACGGGGAACTACGGCTCTGTGACTGACGCACAGTTGCGCGCGTTCCACGAAGGCCGGTTTCGTTTTCTCGCCCAATCCTCCGACGTGGATGTTCTTGCATTTGAAACCATTCCGTCATTCCAGGAAATAAGGGTTCTGGCAGAGCTGGCCAGAACACAGGAAAAACCGTGGTATCTGAGTCTCAGCGTGCGCGAGACGGCCCTCGTTGACGGCACGCCGCTCGCCCAGGTCGTCAGCTGGCTAGACAGCCACTACGATCGCAATATCGTCGCGGTCGGTGTCAACTGCTGTGGTGTAAGGGTGGCTTTGCCAGTGgtggaagagctcgacCGTCGGCTCTCGGACTCGCAGAACCTGCGAAACGCCCGGATTGTGCTGTATCCGAACTCGGGAGAGGTGTACGACGGCACGACGAAGAAATGGTCGGGCGAGCCGAGCCATTTTGTCGAGGCCGTGAAGCAGTGTCTGCAGTACAAGCGCGTGGGCATCGTGGGCGGGTGCTGTCGCACGGGGCCAGCCGATATCCGCCAGCTGCGGACGCTCATTGACGAGTCGCGCTCGCACTAA
- a CDS encoding phospholipid-transporting ATPase DRS2: protein MSYGTRNTSGAANYHASNDLVDLVDLDSMDDPFSDPAPRPANSAAAFANVANDYDAAGPLHDNPFDSDVLSDYESDNYGPANSSGGLRSVVGQIRNKMGRTAYDNVDDSHEPSRSTPAPEIATDTANVFDIRRYFRKHNSTDDTSPRTIYINDPQTNARLGYYDNHISTTKYNFVTFVPKFLFEQFSKYANLFFLFTSVIQQVPSVSPTNRYTTIGTLMVVLLVSAVKEITEDIKRNSSDNELNRSKIEVLDIKTGQYVMKKWINVRVGDIVKVNSEEPFPADLILLSSSEPEGLCYIETANLDGETNLKIKQSREETAGLMSPQQLVQCQGKILSERPNSSLYTYEGTLYLNGREIPLSPDQLLLRGANLRNTVWIQGIVVFTGHETKLMRNATAAPIKKTDVERIINLQVIALFGILLVLAVVSSLGDILNIAFMKNHLGYLYLEGTSKVKLFFADILTYWVLFSNLVPISLFVTVEIIKYYQAYLIASDLDMYYEPTDSPTVVRTSSLVEELGQIEYIFSDKTGTLTRNIMEFKTCSIGGRCYIGQIPEDGQASVQGGIEIGYHTFEQLQIDRKQHRNRKVIDEFLTLLAACHTVIPEIKGDSIKYQAASPDEGALVEGAAMLGYKFTVRKPSSISMEVDGQELTYELLNICEFNSSRKRMSAIFRCPDGKIRLYVKGADTVIFARLAENNEFVEATTKHLEEFAVEGLRTLCIAARVVPEHEYQEWSQIYNKASTSLENRSEKLDSAAELIEKDLFLLGATAIEDKLQDGVPETIQVLQEAGIKVWVLTGDRQETAINIGMSCKLLSEDMNLLIVNEESKRDTKQNLLDKVEILRSNQLSQDDINTLALVIDGKSLGFALEADLEDLLLEIAVLCKAVICCRVSPLQKALVVRLVKRKKRALLLAVGDGANDVSMIQAAHVGVGISGMEGMQAARSADFAIGQFKYLKKLLLVHGSWSYQRLSLAILYSFYKNIVFYMTQFWYVFSNGFSGQSMVESWTLTLYNVIFLVLPPLVIGIFDQYITANMLNQYPQLYKIGQAGHFFNVEIFWSWAVNGFYHSAIIYIALINIFKYGNQLADGTTMDHWGFGIAIYTTCLVTALGKAALISSQWTKFTLVAIPGSLALLFVVLPVYASVAPHVGVSKEYWGVVPKIFGSLVYWMTILIVPVLCLLRDLLWKYYKRTWNPEFYHKVQKIQKYQIQDHKPRFSSFQKTIRKVRQVHRMRKQRGFAFSQDEGQENIIRKYDTTKRRGTYGELD, encoded by the coding sequence ATGTCATACGGGACCCGCAACACGTCTGGCGCGGCCAATTACCACGCCAGCAACGACCTTGTCGACCTCGTCGACCTGGACAGCATGGACGACCCGTTCAGCGACCCGGCGCCACGGCCCGCCAACTCTGCCGCCGCGTTTGCCAACGTGGCGAATGACTACGACGCGGCCGGGCCCTTGCACGACAACCCGTTCGACTCGGACGTTCTGAGCGACTACGAGAGCGACAATTACGGCCCGGCAAACTCCAGTGGCGGCCTGCGCTCTGTGGTTGGTCAGATACGGAACAAAATGGGAAGAACCGCGTACGACAACGTGGACGACTCGCACGAGCCGTCGCGCAGCACGCCAGCCCCAGAAATAGCCACCGACACCGCCAACGTGTTTGACATCCGCAGGTACTTCCGCAAGCACAACAGTACCGACGACACGAGCCCGCGGACGATCTACATCAACGATCCGCAGACAAACGCACGGCTTGGCTACTACGACAACCACATCAGCACGACCAAGTACAACTTCGTCACGTTTGTGCCTAAgttcctgtttgagcagttctCCAAGTACGCAAACCTGTTTTTCCTGTTCACGTCGGTGATCCAGCAGGTTCCGTCGGTGTCTCCGACCAACAGATACACCACGATCGGTACGCTGATGGTGGTGCTGCTAGTTTCCGCCGTTAAGGAGATTACGGAGGACATAAAGCGGAATTCGTccgacaacgagctgaacCGGTCCAAAATAGAGGTGTTGGACATCAAGACCGGCCAGTACGTGATGAAAAAATGGATCAACGTCAGGGTCGGCGACATTGTCAAGGTGAACAGCGAGGAGCCGTTTCCGGCGGACCTGAttttgctgagctcgtCCGAGCCGGAAGGGCTGTGCTACATCGAGACGGCGAACCTGGACGGCGAAACCAACCTGAAAATCAAACAGTCTCGCGAGGAGACTGCCGGGCTGATGTcgccgcagcagctggtccagTGCCAGGGAAAAATCCTCAGCGAGCGGCCCAACAGCAGTCTGTACACGTACGAGGGTACGTTGTATCTGAACGGGCGCGAGATCCCGCTGAGCCCAGACCAGCTGCTTCTGCGCGGTGCCAATCTGCGTAACACGGTCTGGATCCAGGGAATTGTGGTTTTCACGGGCCACGAGACAAAGCTGATGCGCAACGCGACCGCGGCGCCGATCAAAAAGACCGACGTCGAGCGCATCATCAATTTGCAGGTGATAGCACTGTTTGGCATTCTGCTGGTGTTGGCGGTGGTTTCGTCGCTCGGCGACATTCTCAACATTGCTTTCATGAAAAATCATCTGGGTTACCTCTATTTGGAAGGAACGAGCAAAGtgaagctgtttttcgCCGACATTTTGACGTACTGGGTGCTCTTCTCGAACCTCGTCCCGATCTCGCTGTTTGTCACCGtcgagatcatcaaataTTACCAGGCGTATCTCATAGCTTCGGACCTCGACATGTACTACGAGCCGACGGACTCGCCGACGGTGGTTCGCACGTCGTCGCTTGTCGAAGAGCTTGGCCAGATCGAGTATATTTTCAGTGACAAAACGGGCACGTTGACCAGAAATATCATGGAGTTCAAGACGTGTTCCATCGGCGGCCGGTGCTACATTGGCCAAATCCCGGAGGACGGCCAAGCGAGCGTCCAGGGCGGCATTGAGATCGGCTATCACACGTTTGAACAGCTGCAGATCGACCGCaagcagcacagaaacagaaaagTGATTGACGAGTTTCTCACTCTGCTGGCTGCGTGCCACACGGTGATTCCGGAAATCAAAGGCGACAGCATCAAGTACCAGGCCGCGTCGCCCGACGAGGGAGCTTTGGTCGAAGGTGCGGCGATGCTGGGCTATAAATTCACCGTGCGCAAGCCGTCGAGCATTAGCATGGAGGTGGACGGCCAGGAGCTCAcgtacgagctgctcaacatctGCGAGTTCAACTcgtcaagaaaaagaatgAGCGCCATTTTCAGGTGTCCGGACGGCAAGATCAGGCTGTATGTGAAGGGCGCGGACACGGTGATTTTTGCGCGACTGGCGGAAAACAACGAGTTTGTCGAGGCCACCACAAAGCATCTAGAGGAATTTGCTGTCGAAGGTCTGCGGACACTCTGTATTGCCGCAAGAGTGGTTCCGGAACATGAGTACCAGGAATGGAGCCAGATCTACAACAAGGCGTCGACGAGTCTGGAGAACCGGtctgagaagctggacaGTGCTGCGGAACTGATAGAAAAAGATCTATTTTTACTGGGTGCTACGGCCAtcgaggacaagctgcAGGACGGCGTTCCGGAGACGATCCAGGTTTTACAGGAGGCCGGCATCAAGGTGTGGGTGTTGACGGGCGACCGTCAAGAGACGGCGATCAACATTGGAATGAGCTGCAAATTGCTGAGCGAGGACATGAACCTGCTCATTGTGAACGAGGAGAGCAAACGGGACACGAAACAGAATTTGCTCGACAAAGTGGAGATCCTGCGCAGCAACCAGCTGTCGCAGGACGACATCAACACGCTGGCGCTGGTGATAGACGGCAAGTCGTTGGGCTTTGCTCTGGAGGCCGATCTTGAGGACCTGCTACTGGAAATCGCTGTTCTGTGCAAGGCGGTGATCTGCTGCCGCGTGTCGCCTTTGCAGAAAGCGCTCGTGGTGCGGCTCGTGAAGCGCAAGAAGCGTGCGTTGCTGCTGGCGGTCGGAGACGGTGCCAACGACGTGTCGATGATTCAGGCCGCCCACGTCGGCGTCGGCATTAGCGGCATGGAAGGCATGCAGGCCGCACGCAGCGCAGACTTTGCGATCGGCCAGTTCAAGTACCTCAAGAAGCTGCTACTAGTGCACGGCTCGTGGTCGTACCAACGACTGTCGCTGGCGATTCTTTACTCATTCTACAAGAACATTGTGTTCTACATGACACAGTTCTGGTATGTCTTCAGCAACGGGTTCAGCGGCCAGTCGATGGTGGAGTCGTGGACCCTCACGCTGTACAACGTGATATTCCTCGTGCTTCCGCCGCTCGTGATCGGCATCTTCGACCAGTACATCACAGCCAACATGTTGAACCAGTATCCACAGCTATACAAGATCGGCCAGGCGGGCCATTTCTTCAACGTGGAAATTTTCTGGTCGTGGGCCGTTAACGGCTTCTACCACAGTGCCATCATTTACATCGCGCTCATCAATATTTTCAAGTACGGCAACCAGCTCGCCGACGGCACCACGATGGACCACTGGGGATTCGGCATTGCCATCTACACGACCTGTCTGGTGACTGCTCTGGGCAAGGCCGCTCTTATTTCGTCCCAATGGACCAAATTCACGCTGGTGGCCATTCCCGGCTCGCTCGCGCTACTGTTTGTGGTCCTGCCCGTCTACGCCAGCGTCGCGCCCCACGTCGGCGTCTCCAAGGAGTACTGGGGCGTAGTTCCGAAAATATTCGGCTCGCTCGTTTATTGGATGACTATTTTAATTGTGCCCGTGCTTTGTCTGCTCCGCGACCTGTTGTGGAAGTACTACAAACGCACCTGGAACCCGGAATTCTACCACAAGGTgcaaaaaatccagaaataccAAATCCAGGATCACAAGCCGCGGTTCTCCTCGTTCCAGAAAACCATCCGCAAGGTCAGACAGGTGCACCGCATGCGCAAGCAGCGCGGGTTTGCGTTTTCGCAGGACGAGGGCCAGGAGAACATCATCCGCAAGTACGACACCACCAAACGTCGCGGCACGTACGGCGAGCTCGACTAG